Part of the Streptomyces sp. NBC_01264 genome, TTGATCTGGGTGGCCGGGTTGGTCTTCCAGTCCGAGCCAGCCGAGGACATCTTCGAGGCCGGCAGGGCCTGGACCAGGCCGTAGGCGCCCGAGGAGGAGTTCGTGGCGGTGTGGTCCCAGCCACTCTCACGGGACACGATGTTGTTGAAGGCCGCGAACTGCGCCGGGTCCTTGATCATCTGCTGGGCGATCGCCTTGGCACTCAGCGGGGCGGCCTGCGCGGGAACCGCGGCCAGCATGGAACCGGCGACGCCCAGGGCGAGGA contains:
- a CDS encoding transglycosylase SLT domain-containing protein translates to MSTTVIRRIAASKKTLAGTVLALGVAGSMLAAVPAQAAPLSAKAIAQQMIKDPAQFAAFNNIVSRESGWDHTATNSSSGAYGLVQALPASKMSSAGSDWKTNPATQIKWGLDYMNSRYGSPEGAWTFWQNHHWY